The following are from one region of the Elusimicrobiota bacterium genome:
- a CDS encoding DegT/DnrJ/EryC1/StrS family aminotransferase, giving the protein MKYELLYSTFSKEEKQAMLEVIKSDQFTMGKQVQEFEEQFAKYFGMKYCVMVNSGSSANLIAVASLFYRKENPLKQGDEVIVPNISWSTTFYPLYQYGLKMKFVDVDLHTLNMDPNELQKTITKKTKMVVAVSILGNPCQFDEITKICRENNIILFEDNCESMGAKFNGKYTGTFGLINTFSTFFTHHISTTEGGLILTNDEKLYCLAKSLRSHGWTRGISESSGIYKKKYDDFFEAYRFILPGYNVRPMEIQGALGKIQLRKLSKYLKIRRQNAKYFKAVFGNDKRFITQKETGKSSWFCFTMIVNPESGIIREKVLEKLKKANIEYRIITGGCMLRHDVVKYFDYSYTKSTNADIAHYNGFFVGNYPFDIRDKIDYLYKTLKKL; this is encoded by the coding sequence ATGAAATACGAACTGCTTTATTCAACATTCTCAAAAGAAGAAAAACAGGCGATGCTTGAAGTTATTAAAAGTGACCAGTTTACTATGGGCAAACAAGTTCAAGAATTTGAGGAACAATTCGCAAAATATTTTGGGATGAAATACTGTGTTATGGTTAACTCCGGTTCCTCGGCAAATCTTATAGCGGTTGCCTCGCTTTTTTACCGAAAAGAAAATCCACTAAAACAAGGCGATGAGGTTATAGTTCCAAATATCTCATGGAGTACAACTTTTTATCCGCTCTATCAGTACGGATTGAAAATGAAGTTTGTGGATGTTGATTTACATACGCTTAATATGGATCCAAACGAATTACAAAAAACAATAACAAAAAAAACAAAAATGGTTGTAGCAGTCAGTATTCTTGGTAACCCTTGCCAGTTTGACGAAATCACAAAAATATGTCGTGAGAATAATATTATACTTTTTGAGGATAATTGCGAATCAATGGGTGCAAAGTTTAATGGTAAATACACAGGCACTTTCGGTCTGATAAATACTTTCAGCACTTTTTTCACGCATCATATCTCAACAACTGAGGGCGGGTTAATTCTTACCAACGATGAAAAACTTTATTGTCTGGCAAAATCGTTAAGATCACATGGCTGGACACGGGGTATTTCTGAAAGCAGTGGTATCTATAAAAAAAAATATGACGACTTTTTTGAAGCATACAGATTTATTCTGCCTGGCTATAATGTTAGACCAATGGAAATACAAGGTGCTCTTGGAAAAATCCAACTTAGAAAATTAAGCAAATACTTAAAAATCAGACGACAAAATGCAAAATATTTTAAAGCGGTTTTTGGGAATGATAAAAGATTTATTACCCAAAAAGAAACCGGCAAAAGCTCCTGGTTTTGTTTCACTATGATAGTAAATCCTGAAAGTGGTATAATACGAGAGAAAGTGCTTGAAAAATTAAAAAAAGCAAATATAGAATACAGAATTATAACTGGCGGCTGTATGTTGAGACATGATGTTGTGAAATATTTTGATTACAGTTATACAAAATCAACAAACGCCGATATCGCACATTACAATGGCTTTTTCGTCGGTAATTATCCATTTGATATTAGAGATAAAATTGATTATCTTTACAAAACATTAAAAAAATTATGA
- a CDS encoding NAD-dependent epimerase/dehydratase family protein encodes MNYKILVTGGAGYLGSVLVPKLLSLGNKVTVVDSFMYSQNSLAECCYDNNFSILRGDVRDEKIILPLLKNADIIIPLAALVGAPLCNNDKIGAKTINVDAIKLITDNTSKTQQIIYPTTNSGYGIGEKDKLCTEETPLRPISLYGKTKAEAEKIVLNRDNSITFRLATAFGMSPRMRLDLLVNDFVYRAVNDRFIVLFEAHFRRNFIHIRDVAKAFAHAIDNFDKMKNEPYNVGLSDANLSKLELCQRIKKHIPDFVYLEAPVGEDTDKRDYIVSNEKMEKTGFKPEFSLDDGIKELIKGYTIIKNSKYGNV; translated from the coding sequence ATGAATTACAAAATTTTAGTGACAGGCGGGGCGGGCTATCTTGGTTCAGTTTTAGTTCCAAAATTGCTTTCGTTAGGTAATAAAGTAACTGTTGTGGACAGTTTTATGTATTCGCAGAATTCGTTGGCAGAATGCTGTTATGATAATAATTTTAGCATCTTAAGAGGCGATGTGCGTGATGAAAAAATTATTCTGCCGTTGTTAAAAAATGCGGATATAATAATTCCATTAGCAGCTCTGGTTGGCGCACCACTTTGTAATAATGATAAAATTGGCGCAAAAACGATAAATGTTGATGCAATCAAACTTATCACTGATAATACATCTAAAACCCAGCAAATAATATATCCGACGACAAATAGCGGATACGGTATCGGTGAAAAAGATAAACTCTGCACGGAAGAAACACCGTTAAGACCAATATCGCTTTATGGTAAAACAAAAGCAGAGGCAGAAAAAATTGTCCTTAACAGAGACAACTCAATAACTTTTCGTTTGGCAACAGCGTTCGGAATGTCACCAAGAATGCGGCTGGATTTACTGGTAAACGATTTTGTCTATCGTGCCGTAAATGACAGATTCATTGTTTTATTTGAAGCACATTTCAGACGGAATTTTATACATATTAGAGATGTTGCAAAGGCATTTGCTCATGCAATTGACAACTTTGACAAGATGAAAAATGAGCCGTATAATGTCGGATTGTCTGATGCTAATCTTTCTAAACTTGAACTCTGCCAAAGAATAAAAAAACATATTCCTGACTTTGTATATCTAGAAGCGCCCGTCGGCGAAGATACTGATAAACGGGATTACATCGTCTCAAATGAAAAAATGGAAAAAACTGGTTTCAAACCGGAATTTTCGCTTGATGATGGAATAAAAGAACTTATAAAGGGTTATACAATAATAAAAAACAGCAAGTATGGAAATGTATAA